The following proteins are co-located in the Dietzia timorensis genome:
- a CDS encoding pyridoxamine 5'-phosphate oxidase family protein: protein MSTPSDLTAEALEFLAERHLGTLTSLRRDGSPHVAAIGFTYDPVERCVRVITSGANQKAANARRGGRAVVAQVDGRRWLSLEGAVRLLTSESEVRRAEQLYAERYRKPRPNPARVVVEIRVDRVLGTAYLLGRSPRLPG, encoded by the coding sequence ATGAGCACACCTTCCGACCTCACCGCCGAAGCCCTCGAGTTCCTGGCCGAGCGGCACCTCGGGACGCTGACCTCGCTGCGCCGCGACGGATCTCCGCACGTCGCCGCCATCGGCTTCACTTATGATCCCGTCGAACGGTGCGTTCGCGTCATCACCTCCGGCGCAAATCAGAAGGCGGCCAATGCGCGTCGCGGTGGGCGCGCGGTCGTCGCGCAGGTAGATGGGCGGAGGTGGCTGTCGCTGGAAGGGGCGGTTCGCTTGCTGACGTCGGAGAGCGAGGTGCGCAGGGCCGAGCAGCTCTATGCCGAGCGCTACCGGAAGCCCCGCCCGAACCCTGCGCGCGTGGTCGTCGAAATTCGCGTCGACCGTGTGCTCGGAACGGCATACCTGCTCGGCCGCTCCCCTCGCCTACCCGGTTAG